One Bdellovibrio bacteriovorus str. Tiberius DNA segment encodes these proteins:
- a CDS encoding carbon-nitrogen hydrolase family protein → MSSELVVAAVQMTSVDDVTTNVAQMEELLKEAFKTAQPRFVSFPENCLYLRLKEGEKIEGLTLSHPAFARLSELAKHYNTYLHLGSIPLYLEGHLYNSSTLITPEGEVQPTYQKMHLFDIQLEGQEPIRESDVFRHGQTPHVIEIDGWKVGEAICYDVRFAELFSQYARREVDVILLPAAFLVKTGEAHWEILLRARAIENQSYVIAAAQGGTHTGLRGGTRETYGHSLIIDPWGAVVGQVEKRQPGVTISKFTRERIDSVRRQIPMKFHRRLPVG, encoded by the coding sequence ATGAGTTCAGAGTTGGTTGTCGCAGCAGTGCAAATGACTTCGGTCGATGATGTAACAACCAACGTGGCTCAGATGGAAGAGCTCTTGAAAGAAGCCTTCAAAACCGCGCAACCGCGCTTTGTTTCTTTCCCTGAAAACTGCCTGTATTTGCGTCTGAAAGAAGGCGAAAAGATCGAGGGGCTTACTCTCAGTCATCCGGCCTTTGCGCGTCTTTCCGAGCTGGCAAAACACTACAATACTTATCTGCACCTGGGTTCGATTCCTCTGTATCTTGAGGGGCATCTTTACAATTCCTCGACGCTGATCACTCCGGAAGGGGAGGTTCAGCCCACGTATCAGAAAATGCACTTGTTCGACATCCAGCTGGAAGGTCAGGAACCCATCCGTGAATCCGACGTATTTCGCCATGGTCAGACTCCGCATGTGATCGAAATCGACGGCTGGAAGGTTGGCGAGGCGATCTGTTATGACGTGCGTTTTGCTGAGCTGTTTTCCCAGTACGCCCGTCGTGAAGTGGATGTGATTTTGCTGCCGGCGGCGTTCCTGGTAAAAACCGGCGAAGCGCACTGGGAAATTCTGCTGCGCGCCCGTGCGATTGAGAATCAATCTTATGTGATTGCTGCTGCTCAAGGGGGCACCCACACGGGGCTTCGTGGTGGTACGCGGGAAACCTATGGTCACAGCCTGATTATCGATCCTTGGGGGGCTGTTGTGGGCCAGGTGGAAAAGCGTCAGCCCGGGGTGACGATCTCTAAATTCACACGTGAGCGGATCGATTCTGTTCGACGCCAAATACCGATGAAGTTCCATCGCCGCCTTCCCGTAGGTTAG
- a CDS encoding electron transfer flavoprotein-ubiquinone oxidoreductase: MSVYDQLPEGVTRETMDVDVLIVGGGSAGMSCALHLQNQIQKHNEDVAAGKKQGEQIPEQMIVVLEKASEVGAHSFSGAVLNPKALTELIPNFKEEGCPIDSEVKKDAVYYLGSDFSFKLPITPPPFHNEGNYIISLSKFNRWLGTKCEEKGINIFPGFAAVEALYEGDKIVGIRTGDKGRDKHGNPKANFEPGLILKSKVVIFAEGTRGSLFQKVEKKLNLRAGKNKEVFEEGVKEIIQMPAGTVEAGQVIHTMGFPLSKSIGGTFIYTLPGDKIIVGLVAYLDTQDPLLDPHRELQKLKTHPFLQSMLKGGKVIAYGGKTLPAGGWYSMPKLYGNGFMVCGDSASMVDVQKLKGIHLAMKSGMQAAEAVIDGLIKGGDFSEEVTKGYSDRIEAGFVKEELYRVRNFHQALSKGIVESMPLLALQELTGGRGLQDPMPIDHIDAETTEKVLDIWGPYGLDHEDNKLPKPDGELFFDKLSSVYLTGTMHDEDSPNHLILKDGDICRTVCEPQYKSPCNHFCPAAVYEMVPSTKEAGKKDLQINYTNCIHCKTCDIKCPFENIEWTVPEGGGGPQYRET, translated from the coding sequence ATGTCTGTATACGATCAACTGCCAGAAGGTGTAACACGCGAAACGATGGACGTGGATGTCCTGATCGTCGGTGGTGGTTCCGCGGGTATGTCCTGCGCATTGCACCTGCAAAATCAAATTCAAAAACACAACGAAGACGTTGCTGCCGGTAAAAAGCAGGGCGAGCAAATCCCGGAACAGATGATCGTTGTTCTGGAAAAAGCTTCGGAAGTGGGCGCGCACAGTTTCTCGGGCGCGGTTTTGAATCCGAAGGCTTTGACTGAGCTTATTCCGAACTTCAAAGAAGAAGGCTGCCCGATTGACTCTGAAGTCAAAAAAGATGCGGTTTATTATCTGGGTTCTGACTTTTCTTTCAAGCTGCCAATCACTCCGCCGCCGTTCCATAACGAAGGCAATTACATTATCTCTCTTTCCAAGTTCAACCGCTGGTTGGGCACAAAGTGTGAAGAAAAAGGCATCAACATCTTCCCGGGCTTTGCGGCGGTGGAAGCACTGTATGAAGGCGACAAGATCGTCGGCATTCGCACCGGCGACAAGGGTCGCGATAAACACGGCAATCCAAAGGCGAACTTTGAGCCGGGTCTGATTCTGAAATCCAAAGTTGTGATCTTCGCTGAAGGCACGCGTGGTTCCCTGTTCCAGAAGGTTGAAAAGAAACTGAATCTGCGCGCAGGTAAAAACAAAGAAGTCTTCGAAGAAGGCGTGAAAGAAATCATCCAGATGCCAGCGGGCACGGTGGAAGCAGGCCAGGTTATTCATACCATGGGCTTCCCATTGTCCAAATCCATCGGCGGTACTTTCATCTACACCCTTCCAGGGGACAAGATCATCGTGGGCCTGGTTGCTTACCTTGATACCCAGGATCCTTTGCTGGATCCGCATCGTGAACTGCAAAAACTGAAAACCCATCCGTTCCTGCAAAGCATGCTTAAGGGCGGTAAAGTCATCGCTTACGGCGGTAAGACCCTGCCTGCGGGCGGCTGGTATTCCATGCCGAAACTGTACGGTAACGGCTTTATGGTCTGCGGTGACTCTGCCAGCATGGTGGACGTGCAGAAGCTGAAGGGTATCCACTTGGCGATGAAATCCGGCATGCAGGCGGCGGAAGCCGTTATTGACGGGTTGATCAAGGGTGGCGATTTCTCTGAGGAAGTGACCAAGGGTTATTCCGACCGTATTGAAGCCGGCTTCGTAAAAGAAGAGCTTTACCGCGTTCGTAACTTCCACCAGGCGCTAAGCAAGGGGATCGTGGAAAGCATGCCACTGTTGGCCCTGCAAGAGCTGACCGGCGGCCGTGGTCTGCAGGATCCAATGCCGATTGACCATATCGACGCTGAAACCACTGAAAAAGTCCTGGATATCTGGGGCCCTTACGGCCTGGATCACGAGGATAACAAGCTTCCAAAACCGGACGGCGAGCTGTTCTTTGATAAGCTATCCAGTGTTTACCTGACCGGGACCATGCACGACGAAGATTCCCCAAACCACCTTATTTTGAAGGACGGGGATATTTGCCGTACGGTATGTGAGCCTCAGTACAAATCACCATGTAATCATTTCTGCCCGGCGGCGGTTTATGAGATGGTGCCGTCTACAAAAGAGGCAGGTAAGAAGGACTTACAAATCAATTATACCAACTGTATTCACTGCAAAACTTGTGATATTAAGTGCCCATTCGAAAATATCGAGTGGACCGTTCCTGAAGGGGGCGGTGGACCACAATACCGCGAAACATAG
- a CDS encoding helix-hairpin-helix domain-containing protein, giving the protein MDQALQSYLARIAPTVTAKSAQAVIELAAEGATVPFIARYRKEKTGNLDEVQIRAVIEGHETFNEIVKRKAFLIKEIGEQNNLTAEIQKRIELSWDLGELEEIYKPFKKKKKTKATIAREAGLEPLANWIWDMGHGTIKDDQTMEMKAKNFLNPTAKIATYEEALKGAQDIIVERIANDADLRAMVAKNYNDSGRVVAKAAKGYKANSKYEMYKEFEEPVKNLLDAKNNHRYLAMRRGWQEEELTVDVKGDDEAILKSYENFATSTPDNAIGDYLKQCARLALNVYVLPSVVNEVHRQLKEKADQDAITVFAENVRKLLLASPYGPKCVLGVDPGLRTGCKVALIDKSGAFISHTVLYTLGDDADRKAKVLFGDVMKQIQIEAIAVGNGTAGRETEAFLKKVLKDLGKNIPVVMVSESGASVYSASEVAREEFPDLDVTVKGAISIARRLQDPLAELVKVDPKSIGVGQYQHDVNQSQLKKSLEAVVESCVNNVGVDVNTASAALLSHVAGIGPALAKGIVEARKKTLFNDRTELLKIPKFSAKVFEQAAGFLRIPQSKQVLDSTGIHPERYQAVTDMAKDLGVSLSDVIGEGAKKLVSQRTKWAQLVGEFTFDDIVKELEKPGRDPRDPFKVFQFRDDIMEVKDLTEGMICPGIVTNVTNFGAFVDIGVHQDGLVHISALSHKFVDDPRKVVNPGDHVTVKVLKVDVVKNQISLTMKMDDAPEASAPRGERRPENRGASRPMGQGQRPPAGKPAQAPMKPANPFNNPFAALMNVPTNKK; this is encoded by the coding sequence ATGGATCAGGCTCTTCAGAGTTATTTGGCTCGTATTGCTCCAACCGTTACCGCAAAGTCAGCACAGGCTGTGATCGAACTGGCGGCAGAAGGGGCAACCGTTCCGTTCATCGCACGTTACCGTAAAGAGAAAACCGGCAATTTGGACGAGGTTCAAATTCGCGCGGTTATCGAAGGTCACGAAACTTTCAACGAAATCGTCAAGCGTAAGGCGTTCCTGATTAAAGAAATCGGCGAACAAAACAACCTGACGGCAGAAATCCAGAAGCGTATCGAGCTTTCCTGGGATTTGGGCGAGTTGGAAGAAATCTACAAACCATTCAAAAAGAAAAAGAAAACCAAAGCGACCATCGCACGCGAAGCGGGCCTGGAACCTTTGGCAAACTGGATCTGGGATATGGGTCATGGCACGATCAAAGACGATCAGACCATGGAGATGAAGGCGAAAAACTTCCTCAATCCAACTGCAAAAATCGCGACTTACGAAGAAGCGCTTAAAGGCGCTCAGGACATCATCGTTGAGAGAATCGCCAATGATGCCGATCTTCGTGCCATGGTGGCGAAAAACTACAACGACAGCGGTCGTGTGGTTGCCAAAGCGGCAAAAGGCTACAAAGCAAACTCCAAGTACGAAATGTACAAGGAATTTGAAGAGCCGGTTAAGAACCTTCTGGATGCAAAAAACAATCACCGCTATCTGGCGATGAGACGTGGCTGGCAGGAAGAAGAGCTGACCGTTGACGTTAAAGGCGACGACGAAGCTATCTTGAAATCCTATGAAAACTTCGCGACATCCACTCCGGACAATGCGATCGGCGATTACCTGAAGCAGTGTGCTCGTCTGGCATTGAACGTTTACGTTCTTCCTTCTGTTGTGAACGAAGTTCACCGTCAGTTGAAAGAAAAAGCGGATCAGGATGCGATCACGGTCTTTGCTGAAAACGTGCGTAAGCTTTTGCTGGCTTCCCCGTACGGGCCAAAATGTGTATTGGGCGTGGATCCTGGTTTAAGAACGGGCTGTAAAGTGGCTCTGATCGACAAATCCGGTGCATTCATTTCTCACACGGTTCTTTACACTTTGGGTGATGATGCTGACAGAAAAGCCAAAGTTCTGTTCGGCGACGTGATGAAGCAGATTCAGATCGAGGCTATCGCCGTGGGTAACGGAACTGCCGGTCGTGAGACTGAAGCCTTCCTGAAGAAAGTCCTGAAAGACCTGGGTAAAAACATCCCGGTTGTGATGGTATCTGAGTCCGGAGCTTCCGTGTACTCGGCTTCTGAAGTGGCTCGTGAAGAGTTCCCGGATTTGGACGTGACTGTAAAAGGTGCGATCTCTATCGCGCGTCGTTTGCAGGATCCGTTGGCAGAGCTGGTTAAAGTTGATCCTAAATCCATCGGCGTTGGTCAGTACCAGCACGACGTGAATCAGTCCCAGTTGAAAAAATCCCTGGAAGCAGTGGTTGAGTCCTGCGTGAATAACGTGGGCGTAGACGTGAACACAGCTTCAGCAGCGCTTCTTTCCCACGTGGCGGGTATTGGCCCGGCATTGGCGAAAGGGATCGTTGAGGCCCGCAAGAAGACCTTGTTCAACGACCGTACTGAGCTTTTGAAAATTCCCAAGTTCTCTGCAAAAGTTTTCGAACAAGCTGCAGGTTTCCTGAGAATTCCTCAAAGCAAACAGGTTCTGGATTCCACAGGTATTCACCCTGAGCGTTACCAGGCGGTGACGGACATGGCGAAAGACCTGGGCGTGTCTTTGTCCGATGTTATCGGTGAAGGTGCAAAAAAACTGGTTTCCCAAAGAACCAAATGGGCTCAATTGGTGGGTGAATTCACCTTTGATGACATCGTAAAAGAGCTTGAAAAACCAGGCCGCGATCCGCGTGATCCGTTCAAGGTGTTCCAGTTCCGTGATGACATCATGGAAGTGAAGGATCTGACTGAAGGCATGATCTGCCCGGGTATCGTGACTAACGTGACTAATTTTGGTGCGTTTGTGGATATCGGTGTTCACCAGGATGGTCTGGTGCATATCTCTGCATTGTCTCACAAGTTCGTGGATGATCCTCGTAAAGTGGTGAACCCTGGTGACCATGTGACAGTAAAGGTTCTGAAAGTGGATGTGGTTAAAAACCAGATCTCTTTGACGATGAAGATGGACGATGCTCCGGAAGCTTCCGCACCTCGTGGTGAAAGACGTCCGGAAAACCGTGGTGCTTCCCGCCCAATGGGTCAGGGTCAGCGTCCGCCGGCAGGAAAACCTGCACAGGCTCCAATGAAACCTGCAAACCCGTTTAACAACCCGTTTGCAGCTTTGATGAATGTTCCGACTAATAAGA
- a CDS encoding THUMP domain-containing class I SAM-dependent RNA methyltransferase, with amino-acid sequence MPQFFASTARGLVEPLELELKELGLKVTDRYIGGVFFESNWEGCYKANLHSRLASRILKPVLDFTAYQPEELYSQILRHDFTKYIKPNQTISIDASVNESKMRDQRFVAMKVKDAIVDQFREKFGVRPDVDNTNPDLRIHVRAIKNQFNIAIDTSGDSLFKRGYRKEVGEAPLKENLAAGLLRLSEWDRQSPLVDFMCGSGTFLIEAAMMSMNIAPGINRKGFGFQNWLNYEEETWEKVIQEAMDAEKEELDFKFYGFDIDKRVLMNAKDNAKRAGVDEVIEFKKESVATVEPPVEKGLIIVNPPYGARIGDEDNLRDVYRDLSFTMKHRFKGWDAWILSGNKELIADLKLKSTRKHFVFNGNIECRFLKYSMF; translated from the coding sequence ATGCCTCAGTTTTTTGCCTCCACAGCCCGTGGACTTGTTGAACCCCTGGAACTTGAATTGAAAGAGCTTGGCCTGAAGGTCACAGACCGTTACATCGGTGGTGTGTTCTTCGAAAGCAACTGGGAAGGCTGCTATAAAGCGAACCTTCATTCCCGTTTGGCCAGCCGTATTCTGAAGCCTGTACTGGATTTCACGGCGTATCAGCCGGAAGAACTGTACAGCCAGATTCTTCGTCACGATTTCACCAAATACATCAAACCGAATCAGACGATCTCCATCGACGCCAGCGTCAATGAATCCAAAATGCGTGACCAGCGTTTTGTGGCGATGAAAGTCAAAGACGCTATCGTCGATCAGTTCCGCGAAAAATTCGGCGTGCGCCCGGATGTTGATAACACCAACCCGGATCTGCGCATTCACGTGCGCGCGATCAAAAATCAGTTCAACATCGCGATCGACACTTCCGGTGACAGCTTGTTCAAGCGTGGTTACCGCAAAGAAGTCGGCGAAGCTCCATTGAAAGAAAACCTGGCAGCGGGTCTGCTGCGTTTGTCCGAGTGGGACCGTCAAAGCCCGCTGGTGGATTTCATGTGCGGTTCCGGGACATTCCTGATTGAAGCTGCGATGATGTCCATGAACATTGCTCCTGGTATCAACCGCAAAGGTTTTGGTTTCCAGAACTGGTTGAACTATGAAGAAGAAACCTGGGAAAAAGTGATCCAGGAGGCTATGGACGCTGAAAAAGAAGAACTTGATTTCAAGTTCTATGGCTTTGATATCGACAAGCGCGTTTTGATGAATGCGAAAGACAACGCCAAGCGTGCCGGTGTTGACGAAGTTATCGAATTCAAAAAAGAATCCGTGGCGACTGTGGAGCCACCGGTTGAAAAAGGTCTGATCATCGTGAATCCGCCTTATGGCGCGCGTATCGGTGATGAAGACAACCTGCGTGACGTGTACCGTGACCTGAGCTTCACCATGAAGCACAGATTCAAGGGCTGGGACGCATGGATCCTTTCCGGCAACAAAGAGCTGATCGCGGATTTGAAACTGAAATCCACGCGCAAGCACTTCGTGTTCAACGGCAATATCGAATGCCGCTTCCTTAAATACTCCATGTTCTAA
- the lpxD gene encoding UDP-3-O-(3-hydroxymyristoyl)glucosamine N-acyltransferase: MITAEVIKELNSSDLNFVSGPLSAVASKVLPPEQCDSESLVFVSKPDQLALALKAQAPIIVAHKSLTVPTDSTAAFFTAGSVQLGMAAILPLFDGKMNRFNQATKIHPTAIVHETAHLGKNVGLGPYVVIGEHAKIGDGATIGAHTLVESHAEIGDHTLLHPHVFVGSHCVLGSHCEIHPHTTIGSDGFAFAMQKDGTQKKIPQIGRVVIGNNVELGANCAIDRAALTETRIGNGTKMDNFCHIAHNVIIGENNVMAAKFSIAGSSKVGNNCMFGGEVAVSDHITVGDRIIIAGRGAVTYNLTEPGQYGGYPLEPLRDALKTLTNKTHLTRLRKDVSRVIKHLGLKDE; the protein is encoded by the coding sequence ATGATCACAGCAGAAGTCATTAAAGAGTTAAATTCTTCCGATTTGAACTTCGTCTCCGGCCCACTTTCCGCCGTAGCATCGAAGGTTCTTCCCCCTGAACAGTGCGATTCTGAAAGTCTGGTTTTTGTGTCCAAGCCGGATCAACTGGCTCTGGCACTGAAAGCCCAGGCCCCGATTATCGTGGCTCACAAATCCCTGACCGTTCCGACGGACAGCACGGCCGCCTTCTTCACTGCGGGTTCTGTTCAGCTGGGCATGGCCGCGATTCTTCCACTATTTGACGGCAAGATGAACCGTTTCAATCAGGCGACGAAAATCCACCCGACGGCGATCGTTCACGAAACGGCCCACTTGGGTAAAAATGTCGGCCTGGGTCCTTATGTGGTCATCGGCGAACATGCCAAGATCGGCGACGGCGCAACCATCGGTGCTCACACCTTGGTGGAATCCCACGCGGAAATCGGCGATCACACCCTGTTGCATCCCCATGTCTTTGTCGGGTCCCACTGCGTTTTGGGATCTCATTGCGAAATCCATCCGCACACCACCATTGGTTCGGACGGATTCGCCTTTGCCATGCAAAAAGACGGCACTCAAAAAAAGATCCCGCAGATCGGCCGCGTGGTTATCGGCAACAACGTGGAGCTGGGTGCGAACTGCGCCATTGACCGCGCTGCTTTGACTGAAACCCGCATCGGTAACGGCACCAAGATGGATAACTTCTGTCATATCGCCCACAACGTGATCATCGGCGAAAACAACGTGATGGCGGCAAAATTCAGCATCGCCGGTTCCAGCAAAGTTGGTAACAACTGCATGTTCGGTGGCGAAGTGGCCGTTTCAGACCACATCACTGTCGGCGACCGCATTATTATCGCAGGCCGTGGCGCAGTGACTTACAACCTGACCGAGCCTGGTCAATACGGCGGCTACCCGCTGGAGCCACTGCGTGACGCCCTGAAAACCCTGACTAACAAAACCCACCTTACGCGACTGCGCAAAGACGTATCCCGCGTAATCAAACACCTGGGCCTGAAAGACGAATAA
- the infA gene encoding translation initiation factor IF-1: protein MAKDDLVQIDGKVIDALAGGLYKIELDNKVIINAKLCGKMRRFNIRVVVGDRVSVGVSPYDPSHGLIQFRHK, encoded by the coding sequence ATGGCAAAAGACGATTTGGTACAAATTGACGGAAAAGTGATCGACGCCCTAGCGGGTGGTCTATACAAAATTGAACTTGATAATAAAGTTATCATTAACGCAAAACTTTGCGGAAAAATGAGACGCTTTAATATCCGCGTGGTTGTTGGTGACCGTGTGAGCGTAGGGGTTTCTCCTTACGACCCATCTCACGGCTTGATCCAATTCCGTCATAAATAA